GAAAATAACGTCGTACACGGATGATGGAGACCTATTCCGGCATatcgacaatttcaagaaagTCACTGCTAGTGGAGAATTCAATGACACCACACTCTGCCACATGTTCAACGAGACATTGGATGGTGATGCCATGAATTGGTTTTTCGAGCAGCTAGCAAATTCCATGGACTCATTCGCACAGTTGACCACGGCGTTCCTTAACCGGTTCATCCTCATGGCTGGCGCAGCGCACATCACAGACGGCTTGTTCCAGATGAAACATGAAAGTAAAGACTCTGGGTGCCTTTGTCATGAGATAACAGATAGCCGCATCCAAATGCCGCAACCTCAACAAAACACTTGCTCTGGCTGCATTCAAGGAGGGACCCACGGATTCGTGACGCCACCTATGATGAAATTATGATAGAGGCGGTACGGTATGCTCAAGCAAAGTATGTGACATAAACGGAAAAGAGAACGCCCGTGCCATCGGATAAGAATAATGTGACGCATTCGTCCGCACCTCCTGGTACGGTCCCTATACAACGCGAGTTTTTCCCTGGCATTGAGGACCACAGtaaaggaaggaagagggacTGACAACAATCAAATCACCATGACTGACGTACTCATGATCGGCAAGGCGGCCGGGATAAACACAGAAGGTCGGGCGGCGAGCGCCGCGACAACAGAGACTTTCGTCAAGTTAACGCAACGGGTCGCCGCGGTGACCGAAAACCGCTGAGAGAAGAAACCCTTGAAGACTTCTTCCACAAACACAAGGAGACATTGAGAAAGTTAGGGAGATCACAACACCCTCAAGCCGTGGCAGATACTGGTAAGTGGTGCAAGTTCCATCAGAATGGGAGCCATAACACAAATGATTGTAGAACCCTCTGCGTAATGAGAGCCAACGGTGATATGAGAGCTAGGGAGGTGCATTCAAGAGCACAACATAACGTGGTGGCAGCGGTTAAGAACTTGCGCCGCATCAACATAATTGAGGATGGTGACAAGCATGTCCAATTGTGTGAAAAAGTGCTTCGCCTGCAACCATCACCTGAGACAAGTGTGCACCATTGCAGGGGGAAACACCAAAAGGCAGAATGAAAGATGCAAACAGATCAACTTCACTGAAGAGGAGGAAATTGGCATCTCCCTACCAACGACGACGCATTCCTCATAGATGCAGTCTTGGGTGGACAGTGGGACGTGGGCAAAATAATGATCGATACAGGATCCGCAGTGTTCTCCACAAGGGATGCTACGAATAGATGAAGCGTAGTTGTAAGAAGTTAGTACAGGACCACGAACCATTGCTCAGCTTTTTCGGATACATAAACCAACCTCTAGGCTCGGACTACATTACAGTTTGCATTGGAACTGCGCCATGCACAATCTCCGCCGAATTTGAGTTCATCATAGTCGATGCCTACAGTTCTTACAATGGGATAATCGGTCGGCCTACTTTCAACCGAATACGAACCTTCATCGTGGGATACATGATTCTGATCAAGTTCCAAACCCCAAATAGAATAGGGTAGGTCTGTGGATCACAGTTCGTGGCGAAGGAGTGTCAAGCACGCACAATCAAGCACACACGCAACATGCATGAAATCTTAGTGGTACATGCCGCAGCAAACTTAACCAACAAAGTCGCAAAGAGTAAAAGCAAGAAAAAGACTACGCCTTACGAAGCCAAGACATCGGCGAATCCCGAATCTTTCTTGAAGAGCATCACACCCTTCCCACACCACCCAAAGCGAAAGATCAAGATCGAGGTTACCCTTAGCCCCGAGTAGAAGTGGATCTAACCAACTTCTTGGGAGAGAGCATGGAAGTATTTGCATGGTCATATGAGGATATGCTTGGCATCTCGCCTGACATCAACATGCACGAACTTCACATCAAACCTTCCGCATATCCATTCAATTAGAAGCGCCGCAATTTTGATGACGAAAAAAGTATCGCAATACGACAAGAGGTCGATAAGTTGAAGGGCATGAAGTTAATTAGGGAGGCCCAATACCCAGAGTGGATTTCAAACTATGCCATGGTCCATAAAGCCAACGGAAAATGGCAgatgtgtgtggattacaaCAATGTGAACAAGGCATGTCCTAAAGACAGCTTCCCTCTACCCAAAATTGACCAACTAATTGACACAACAACAGGTCATGATTTGCTAAGCATGATGGACGCCTACTCTAGGTACAACCAGATACGCATAAACCCTGCGGACCAAGAAGCTACGAGCTTCGTTACGAACATAGACCATTATTGCTACCATGTCATACTCTTTGGGTTAAAGAATGCAGGGGCTACATACGTACGTTATATTACGCATATGTTCGATAAGCACATCAGCAGTGAGATCGAAGTCTATGTAGACGATATGTTGGCCAAAAGCGTCAAAGCTGAGGACCATGTGGCCAATCTCAGAATCATTTTCAACGTGCTTAAACAGTACAAGATGCGGCTGAATCTAGAAAAGTATTTTTTTCAGCATAACGACAAGCAAGTTCCTGGGCTACATCGTTAGCCAACGCATTATAAAGGCAAACTTGGAAAAAGTGCAGGCCATTCTGGACATGGCGTAGGCAGTGCTTAAGAAGGATGTGGAGGTCCTTCAGGGGAGACTTGTGGCGTTATCATGATTTATCTCGAGACTGACCGACAAATACGAACCATTCTTCAAACTATTAAAGCGTTCCAAGAGCAATTTGATTGAGTGGACACCTGACTGCCAGGAAGCCTTTCAGGGGCTAAAAGACTACCTCATCGTTGTTCATTGTTGTCAACCCCGCAGCCAGGTGAACCACTATATCTTTAACTTGCAGTATCCACAACCGCGATTAGTAGTGCACTAGTCTACCGGGGCGGAACAAAAGAACTTCCAGTCTTTTATGCCAGCAAGGCCATGAACGATCCAGAGACAAGATACCCGACAATGGAACAGTTAGCCCTCGCACTCATCGTTGCAGCTAGACGGCTGTGCCATTACTTTCAAGCTCACAGTATCCACGTGCTTTCAAACCAGTCTCTTAAACAAGTACTGCAGAATCCAGAGCACTCAGAGCGACTCAGCAAGTGGGCTATTGAGTTAACAGAATTTGACATTAAGTACAAGCCCCGACCCGCAATAAAGGGTTAGGCCGTAGAAAATTTTATTGCAGAAATGATTCCCCGAGATGAGACCGATAAAGTTAATTCTGGTTTAGCACCAAGCGGTGCCATGACGAACACCACAATTTCCCCATGGAGCTTACATGTGGACGGTTCCAGCTGCGCCAAGTCTAGCAGTGCAGGTATCATTCTGAGCAGACCGGGGGGACTAGAGCTGGAGTACGCTCTCAAGTTCAACTTCTCCGCATCTAATAATGAAGCAGAGTACGAGGCACTGATCGCAGAACTACAGTTGGCCCTAAGCACTGGCGCAACGAGTATCAACGTATTCAGTGACTCTCAGCTGGTAGTCAATCAAGTCATCGGGTCTTTCACGCCAAAAATAAGCAATTAGCGGCTTACTTAACATACGTCACGGCACTATTGAAACAATTCGAATTCTATCACATCACCCAGATCCCGAGGGCCAGTAACACAAGGGCGGACTCCTTAGCAAGACTTGCCATGACGCATCCACATCAGTGCCATAAAGATACCAGGGTCGAAGTGCTCCACCATCATTCCATCTCTAAGACCTTAAAAGAGATATGTCAAATAGAACAACAACAAGGCTCGTGGATGGATGAGATCGTAGCCTTTAAACGCGATGGTAAGCTACCCGAGGACAAGGATACTGCAAGACAGCTAATGAGGCACGCAGTGAtataccacttgcaaaacggCATACTATATCGCCAAAGCCTACTAAACGCCAGCTTGAGATATGTCACAATTGAAGAAGGCAAACAGATCTTGCAAGAGATTCACAGTGGCGACTGCGGTAATCACTATGGCAGTAATCACTAGCCGGAAAGACACTGCGGACAGGCTATTACTAGCCCACACTTATTGCTGACGCACATGAGTTAGCTAGATCTTGTCACAAATTTCAGATACATAGACCTATGCCGCGACAACCCTCAGAACCACTATCAGCGCATTGATCAACTACCTCTAGGGCATGGATTTGATCGGCCCACTTCCCGTCGGAAAAGGTCAGTTCAAGTGGGTCATCGTGTGCATCGACTATCACTCCAAGTGGATTGAAGCTGCACCCTTGGCCGCAATAACAACTAAGAAGGTCCCACATTTCCTACAACGCAATATCTTTTACAGCCATGGTACGCCGGAGTCCATCACGGACAATGCCACGCAATTTAATAATGACCTCCTAATCACGTGGTGCAAAGAAAGGGGGACTACGCTCAAATTTGACTCGGTCGCGCACCCCAAAACTAATGGGCAAGTAGAGGCTGCCAACAAACTAACCAAAGGTATCCTAAGGAAGAAGTTGGATGGTGCAAAGGGGTTTTGGCCCGAGAAGCTTGATGAGGCATTATGGGCAATCCGAACCACGCCAATAGAGGCCATAGGCGAGACATCCTTTTGTCTAATGTATGGCACAGAGGCAGTACTCCTTATTGAAATGATCCAACCAATACAACGGGTTATACTGTTTGAACCCGAGACTAATTCGGAGAACATGCAACTAGACAAAGACCTCTTGGAAGAGAAACGCATTGCAGCGCACCACCGCAACATCCTGAACAAGCAGTACATGACACGCTTCTACAATTTTCGGGTGAAGAGCAGAACACTTCAACTCGGGAACTGGGTCCTAAAGAAAGTTCAAACAAAGGT
This is a stretch of genomic DNA from Argentina anserina chromosome 4, drPotAnse1.1, whole genome shotgun sequence. It encodes these proteins:
- the LOC126792303 gene encoding uncharacterized protein LOC126792303, which gives rise to MDLIGPLPVGKGQFKWVIVCIDYHSKWIEAAPLAAITTKKVPHFLQRNIFYSHGTPESITDNATQFNNDLLITWCKERGTTLKFDSVAHPKTNGQVEAANKLTKGILRKKLDGAKGFWPEKLDEALWAIRTTPIEAIGETSFCLMYGTEAVLLIEMIQPIQRVILFEPETNSENMQLDKDLLEEKRIAAHHRNILNKQYMTRFYNFRVKSRTLQLGNWVLKKVQTKVTELCPRWEGPYKDVEIIAPNTYYLEDKYGERLAHPRNMKQLKYYYK